A stretch of Aedes aegypti strain LVP_AGWG chromosome 2, AaegL5.0 Primary Assembly, whole genome shotgun sequence DNA encodes these proteins:
- the LOC110677179 gene encoding mantle protein-like codes for MKVFVVLSMALAIASSAAVDDSAKKEKRGLWELGYGHDNLNLDHHYNNHHLDFDHHKEVKHISTTITKNVPVPYPVEVEKHVPVEVKVPYPVHVEKKVPVYVEKQVPVVVEKKVPYHVDRPVPYPVEVKVPVVHKEYVEVPKPYAVHVEKPVPVVIQKPVYVEKHVPVTVHVKEHHHKNKHWGLF; via the exons ATGAAG GTGTTCGTAGTGCTGTCCATGGCCCTGGCCATCGCATCCAGCGCAGCAGTTGACGATTCCGCCAAGAAGGAAAAGCGTGGGCTCTGGGAATTGGGATACGGTCACGATAACCTGAACCTCGATCACCACTACAACAATCACCATCTGGATTTTGACCACCACAAGGAAGTCAAGCACATTTCGACCACCATCACCAAGAACGTCCCGGTTCCGTACCCAGTAGAGGTCGAGAAGCACGTCCCCGTGGAAGTGAAGGTCCCCTATCCGGTGCACGTAGAGAAGAAGGTTCCGGTCTACGTCGAAAAGCAAGTCCCGGTGGTCGTTGAGAAGAAGGTCCCATATCACGTCGATCGCCCAGTTCCCTACCCAGTCGAGGTCAAGGTCCCAGTCGTCCACAAGGAATACGTCGAAGTACCCAAGCCTTACGCAGTTCACGTTGAGAAGCCCGTTCCGGTGGTCATCCAGAAGCCGGTGTACGTTGAGAAGCATGTCCCGGTGACCGTGCACGTCAAGGAGCACCACCACAAGAACAAGCATTGGGGACTGTTCTAA